The nucleotide sequence CATCCGTTTTATCATAACCAAACATTTCCAGGAACTTCTTATTGACATATATATGCCGGCTTCCCCTGACAAGGGCTACCCCGTCATTGGAGTGCTCTATCGCAATACGGTAACGTTCTTCAGATTCGATCAGGTTTTCTTCTGCCTTTTTGTATTCAGTGATGTCTCGCCAGACACAATGATACAACACATGTCCGGAGATATTTGTCATCTGTGCTGTTACATGGATATTCCTGATTTCACCCTGTTTTGTACGATGCATTGTATCAAAATCATCCCTGCCTTCACGTACCACATTCTCGATATGTTTCATGGTCTCTTCAGGACTTTCAATAATTTCAATATCGGTTACGCTTAGTCCTGCGAACTCTTCATGTGAATAACCAAGCTGTCGATGAGCCTTTTCGTTGAATTCCACGAAACGCGCTGTAGCAGGGTCAATAATCACAATACCGTAAGGTGCATAATCAAACATCAGGCGATAACGAGCCTGAACGTCTCTCCGCTCTTCCTCGGCCAGCTTGTAGGCGGTGATGTCCCTGAAAATCCCCTGGACTAAAGTTTTTCCGTTATATTCAATGGGGGCTCCTGTTATATCAACAGGTACCAGCCTGCCATCTTTTCTTAATATCCTGGTATCGTAACAGGAATGCATTTCTCCTGCTGCCATCCTCGAGAAATCATGTATTATTCTTTTAAGCTCTTCCTTGGGGTGAATATGTCGTGGATTCATGCCCGCTAATTCTTTCCTCGTATAGCCCAGAAGTTCCTCTGCTTTTTTGTTTACTTCAAGGAAATTTCCTTTGGAGTCAGTAATAATTATTGCATCACTCGCATGTTCTACTAAAGTACGGTATTTTTCTTCACTATGCCAGGGTATCTCTTTTTCTTGCTTTAGCTCAGTTTCAGAGTTTTCCAGTTCGGCAATTTTCTGGCGCATTGCGGCAAGCTCATTGATGAGTTGTGCTTTTGTTTTATTCTTGTCTTTCATTCGTTAGCTGCCTGTGTACAAATATTTATTACCAAAATAAATATACAACTTTGTATAAAATATTACATCTGATAATCTCGGGAAGATATTTGCGCTTCAGGCAAAAACTGCGAAGCGTGATTTTAGACTTTTCTACGAAACCATCAAATGTGCCTGAAGGCTTTTCGTATTGTTTCTTCCCCTATTGGTGATGTGATAAGTGAAACAACTACAAACACAACAAAGGATATGGGCAATGCAATTACCTGCGGGTCTATCATGTTCCAGGGATGGCCGAGCAAGGAATCTCTGCCCGAAAGAAGCTTGCATAACCCTATCGCCTTTGACTCATTTTCATGGATAAATAACATCCACAAAAGCGAGATAAAAAAACCGCACAAAATGCTCGTCTTTGCACCAATCTTTGTTCCGCCTCTCCAGTAAAGTGCAAACAGATACGACGGGATAAATGTGGCACCGCAGAGGCTGAAGAAAAATGCAGTTGCAATGGCAACAACACCCTCAGGTAACACAAGCCCGAGTATAAGGGTTGCAAAAATGCTGAATACAATGCCTATCCTTGTTACAACGGTGGTTTCAATGACAGACTTACCCCGGAGCAGTGCCTGCTCAAATATATCCCTGCTTAAAGATGTTCCGAGCGTATGAAAAAGGCTGCTGTTGGCGCTCATTGCCACTGCCATTAGTCCAACAAGAAATACGGCAACGAACCACTGTGGATAGAACCGGTCAATATAAAGAGGCATGATTTTATCAATATTACCCTGAACAGCCTGTATGGAAAGTTCTAAATACTTGTTATAAAAAACAACATTTGTAAGCGCCCCGACTGCAAAGGCTATTCCGCTTGTCAGGAGGATAAAAATGGCGGTAAAGGGAATAGACCTGTTCAGCTCCCTGTCGGATTTGAGCGTCATAAACCTTACGTTAAGCTGAGGCTGCCCTATTACCCCGATGCCCACTCCCATGACCATTGTTGTAATAATAAACCACCAGAGGGATGATCCGGTCACGGGCATTGAGGTGAATCCTCTGTGGCCCATTTCCGTTAAGTGCGGCGGGACGAGAAGTGTAAGGTCTGTGAGTGCTTTGTGGGCATCTATAATACCTCCGGAAAAGGCGTATGTTGAAATACCCATTGCAAGCATGACAGCTATAATGATAATGCCCTGAAATGCGGAGGTATATAAAACGCCTTTGAGACCACCCCATATAACGTAACAGGCATTAATCAGAAGAAATGCGAGAAGGGCAGTAGAAAAGGGGATATTTATATATACTTCGATGAACCGTGCGATGCCTATCAGGATAGCCGCTGAATATACAGGCATAAAGATAAGAATGACGAGTCCCGAGAAACCCTGGATGAATCTTGAATTGTATCTTCTCCCCAGAAGCTCCGGAAAGGTATGCGCGTCAAGGGCTTTACCCATTTTCCGCGTCCTTTTTCCGAAAACAACAAAGGCAACCCATACCCCCATCATAATATTAAGAAATGCCAGCCATGAGAGGCTGAAACCATAAAGGGCGCTGATGCCTCCAAAGCCGATGATTGCCGATGTGCTGATATAGGTGGAACCATAGCTTAGCGCCATCAAAACAGGATGAACCTGCCTTCCGGCAAGCATGTAGTCGGAAACGGTTGTGGTCCGCTTGTATCCGAGATAACTCAGATAAATTGTTATTACAAGGTAGATAACGATGAATGTGATAAGATAAAACATACTGTTATGGAAGCTTTTCGATCAATTCGATTTCCTCTTTTTCCCACCGGATCTCTTCCCTGTAGTCGCCGTCCTTCTCTTCCACTCCCCTATGCCAGTTGATGATGCCGTAAACAATACAAAATATTGCGGCCAATATGGTAAGCAAATATCCTGCAAATATCCAAAAATCAGGAAAACCGAGCATTATGTTATCTGATAGCACGGAGATTTTTCAATTGTCAAGAGCTAAATGCCTTTTCGGCAGATTCGATTATTCGCTCAATTTTTGATTTCGGCAGGTTGCTGAAAACTTTCTTCAGATCATCCTCTGTAAATTTTTCCTTTAAAAAGGCATATATATCCATTCTGCCTTGCCAGCACCCGATGGTATTTCTGCATGGCAGCCCATCATTCACGGATATACAATAATTGATATCAATGACCATGCCAAGTTGTGTACAGTAAATTTCCATAATTACCCTCCGGGTTAATCGCTCATATCTCATAGATTATGACAGAGAGCTGCGAGCAGACAATTTTTGCTTGCAGCTCTCTGTCATCTGTTTCCCTATACCGGTTTAGGATACTTCTCCAATTCTTTGACCAGCTTCGCGATCTCTTCATCCGGCAACGCATAGTCCTCAAGCTTCCCGGACAGATATGCATCGTATGATGCGAGGTCAATAATGCCATGACCACTCCAGTTCATCAGTATTACCTTTTCTTTTCCTTCTTCTTTAGCCTTTTTTGCCTCATCAATCACACATGCTATGGCATGGTTTGTCTCCGGTGCAGGGATAAAGCCTTCTGTCCTGGCAAACGTGAGACCTGCGGCAAAGGTTTCCAGTTGAGAATATGCCCTTGCCTCTATGAGTCTGTCCATGACCAGCCGGCTGACAAGCGGAGCCATTCCATGATATCGCAGGCCCCCGGCATGAATCGGAGCAGGGACAAAATCATGGCCGATTGAATACATAGGCAGAAGCGGCGTTGTCTGGGCAGCATCGCCAAAATCATATACATAGGGGCCTTTTGTCATAGTCGGGCACGAAACCGGCTCTGATGCAATAATCTTTACTTCTTTACCATGAATCTTATCCCTTACAAAGGGGAATGAGACACCGGCAAAATTGCTGCCCCCGCCTGCGCAGCCGATCACAACATCGGGATACTCCCCGGCCATGGCAAGCTGTTTCTGCGCCTCAAGGCCTATGATTGTCTGGTGCATCATTACATGGTTCAAAACACTGCCGAGAGAATATTTTGAGTTCTCTGTGGTCACCGCATCTTCTATGGCCTCGCTTATAGCAATGCCAAGGCTGCCCGGGTGGTTTTCATTTCCTTCCAAATACTTCCGGCCGGCATTTGTATCAGGGCTTGGGCTTGGCACACATTTGGCGCCCCATGTCTCCATCATGATTTTCCTGTAAGGTTTCTGGTTGAAACTCACCCGTACCATGTAAACTTTCAATTCAAGGCCGAACTGGTTGCATGCAAAGGCAAGCGCGCTTCCCCATTGTCCCGCACCGGTCTCTGTTGTAAGCCTCTTCGTGCCGAAGACCTTGTTGTAGTATGCCTGTGGAATAGCGGTATTGGGCTTGTGACTGCCGGGAGGGCTTACGCCCTCGTTCTTGAAATATATGTGAGCCGGAGTTTTGAGAAACTTCTCCAGGGCATATGCTCTGTATAGGGGAGTTGGCCGCCACATAAGAAGTTTTTCTACTACTTCATCGGGAATATCAATCCACCTCTCAGCGCTTACTTCCTGTTCAATCAGGTTCATGGGGAAGATGGGTGTAAGCATATCAGGCGTAATTGGTTCCCCTGTCGCAGGATTTAAAGGCGGGGGGAGAGGGTTAGGCAGATCAGCCTGAATGTTATACCATGCCCTTGGCATATCCTGTTCACTTAAAATAATTTTCCTGTTCATGTGCTCCTCCTTTTTTTAGTAAATAAAAAGGCCATGGTCTTAATCAATCCCATGGCCTTTTATAACAAAAAAGCCACGGACGGTGTGAATCCGCCCGTGGCCGGTTATTACGGTTTCACACCTACGTCACCTGCCACCACCATACCCATATATTTTTTGCGGCTGCTTTTTCCATATTGTGTAATCTTTAGCACGAAGATAATTTCATGTCAAGGTTTTTCATTTTTATTGATTTACAATAACAGGGTTTTTTAACACTTTGAATTGCAACATCAAAATATCTGTGGTATACCAGTGGGCATGTTCACACGTAAAAGGCTCATAATATTGCTTTCACTCATAGGCCCTGGAATAATTACCTCTAATATAGATAACGATGCAGGCGGTATTGCCATATATTCTATTGCCGGGGCGCACTACGGATACAACCTTCTGTGGACCCTGATCCCTATAGTTTTTTTTCTTATAGTATACCAGGAAATGTCTGCCCGGATGGGAGTAGTCACAGGTAAGGGTCTTGCCGATCTTATACGTGAGAAATATGGAATAAGAACCGCCTTCTGGGTTATGGTATGCCTCTTTTTCACAAACCTCGGCAACACTATGGCTGAATTTTCAGGATGGGCGGCGAGCATGGAACTTTTTAATGTATCCAAATACATTTCCGTGCCTCTGGGGGCTGTTTTTGTATGGTTTTTAGTCCGAAGGTGGAATTACAGCATATTTGAAAAAATATTTCTTTTTGTCTGTTTAATATATCTTACCTATATTTTTTCTGCATTCTCTGCAAAACCCGACTGGAAAGAGGTAATGGTCAAGACGGTAACGCCTTCCATACAATGGAACATGGATTACCTGATTATCGTAGTCAGTATTATAGGCACATCTATTACTCCATGGCAGCAATTTTATCTCCAATCAAACGTCGTAGAAAAAGGTCTTAGTGAAAAGTACCTCTGGGCATCAAGATTTGACGTAATTTTCGGTTCTATTATGATGGGAGTCATTGCGTATTTTATTATAGTAGCCTGCGGTGCCACATTGTTTCCCGCAGGCATCAAGATAGATTCGGCAGAAAACGCGGCGCTATCATTAAAGCCCCTGGCAGGAAAATATGCCTATATCCTTTTTGCTGTCGGCCTTGCTAATGCTTCGCTGTTTTCGGCATGTATTCTCCCGCTTGCCACAACTTATTATATTTGTGAGGCCTTTGGCTGGGAAGCAGGCATAGGAAAAAGCTTTAAGGAAGCCCCCCAGTTTATGTCCATATTTACAATAATTGTAATACTGGGCGCTTCATTTATACTGTTGCCGAATCTTCCCCTTATTAAAGTGATGTGGTTTTCTCAGATCATAAACTGTCTTCTTCTTCCGGTGGTTTTAGTATTTATGCTCCGGCTCATCAACAATAAAGATCTTATGGGTGAATTCAAAAACTCATTATGGACAAATATTATCTCATATATAAGCACAGCTCTCCTGATCATTTTAAGCGTCACGCTTCTTTTAAACACAATAGCCGATTTTTTCCGTGTCCATTGACATTTTACTGTTAATACTATAAGTTTAACTATACAAATTTAAACAGTAAGAATGTTGCAGTTGTTATTGCTTTTAAGCTATCAGCGCAACTTCACATAGTATTTGCAAATGTTTTTAAAAATGTGAAACAGGGGGAAACATGTCAAGTGTAAATAAAGTAATACTTATCGGAAGGCTCGGTGGAGACCCGGAACTGCGGTATACCGCTGATGGATCACCTGTTGCAACATTTAATGTGGCGACCTCGGAAGTCTGGAAGGACAAGGGCGGCAATAAACAGGAAAGGACGGAGTGGCACAGGGTAGTGGCCTGGAGAAAACTCGGCGAGATTTCCGCAGAATATCTAAAAAAAGGTAAACTTGTTTATATAGAGGGTAGAATCCAGTCACGTGAATTTGAAGGGAAAGACGGATTAAAAAGAAAGATGTATGAAATAATTGCCTCAAATATGAAGATGATCGGGGGCGGCGCTCAAACTGAAGGGGGCGGCGGAAAATGGAAGTCAGAAGAAGGCCCTCCGGCTGTACGTGATGATGATTTCATCCCTGAAATAGAGGAAGATGATTTAAAGATGTAATAATCCCATATTTTCCATTAGGATAAGCATCGGTGTCGGGCTGTCCTCCCGCAGGGAGGGTCAATTCCTTCTCGTTGCCCGGGTGCTCTCTGTGTGCTATCAATGAATCCTGATTTGTATCAGTCGGTTTTATTTTAAGAAGGCAAGGCTCAACCAGGGAAGATAGGTGATGATCGCAAGCCCGATAAGGAGGATGCCGATGAATGGAAGCGAAGCAAAGTAAAGGCTTAATATTGGTTTGTTGAAACGGATACTGGAGATGAAGAGGTTTATCCCCAGGGGGGGTATGGATGCTCCGATCTCCAAATTAGCAAGGAAGATGATTCCAAGGTGAACAGGATGAATCCCATAGGCCTGGGCAACAGGGGTAATAAGAGGAACCACAACAGTCAGCGCGGGGAACATGCCCATAATGCATCCGACCGCTAAAAGGAAGAAGTTGAGCATGATAAGAAAAAGGAAGGGGCTGGTAATATGGGCCTTTAGAAAATCCAATGTCATCATGGGGAGTTCTGCATCGATTAGATAATTTGTCAGACCGAGGGCTGCCCCCAAGATGATTAGAATCCCCCCTACCAGTACCATGCTTTTTTTCATAATCTGCGGCAGCTCTCTCCACTTAATATCCCTGTAGATAAATACCTCCACCACAAGCACATAGGTCGCGGTAATAGCGGCTGCTTCACTTACCACAAAGTATCCGCCATAGATGCCTCCCAGTACCACAATAGGGAGCGGGAGTTCCCAGATTGAATCCTTCACTGCCCTGAAAACCTCCGGTACATTAAAACCGGTGCGCGGAACCTTGACTGCAATCGCCTTGTTGAAACAAAACACAGCAAGGAGCAGGATCAGGAGTATTCCAGGCAAAATGCCGCCCAGAAACAGTTCATCAATTCTTACCTTTGCCACAATGGCATAAATGATCAAAGGGAGACTTGGGGGAAAGAGAAGACCCAATGTACCTGATGTAGTTAAGAGTCCGAGAGAGAATGATTCCGGGTATTTTCCTTTTAACATGGCAGGTAAGAGAATGCCTCCCATGGCAATGATAGTTAGGCCTGTTGCGCCTGTGAGAGCGGTAAAAACAGCACAGGTTAAAAGCGCGATCATCGATACTCCGCCAGGCAGCCAACCTAATATTGCGTTGGAAAGTCTGATCAATCTCTTTGGCGCACCGCTCTCGGAAAGAAGATATCCGGCAAAGGTGAAGAGGGGGATCGCAACAAGGATCGGGGTTGTCGCCATTCGATACATTTCAATGATTATGGCCGAGGAGTCAATCTGACCGGAAAACAGCAGACAGAGTGTCAGGCCGGAAATAACGATAAAAAGAGGAACGCCGAGCAACATCAAAATGAAAAGGGCAAGGACAACTAAAAAGAGGATCATTCTTCTCTTTCCTTTTGGATGATCATATGGACACTCTTAAGGAAATAAAAAAAATATCGGAAGGCCATCAGACCGAAAGTAAGAGGAAGAATAATTTCTGAGGCCCAGGACGGAATGCCAAGAAAAGCTACGCTCTTCATCTGAAACTCATTATGAATGAATTTCAATGCGGCATAGGTAAGAAAGCAACAAATCAAAAACGAAGAGGCATCGATGATAATCGCCACAATCTTCTTTCCCTTCGATGATAACCATCGAGTAACGACATCGATACAAATGTGTTTGCCTTCCAGCACTGCAATGGTGGCCCCGACAAACCCTGTCCATAAAACAAGGACCCTTACAAGGGCATCTCCCCAGGCAATACCTGTGGAAAAAATATTTCGAAGTATAATCTGAGAGAATGCGACGAGAATCAGAGCGCTTAACAGAATTACAAGGAGAATCTGCTCCACCCGACCGATGGCTTCATCGATCTGTTCCCATCGAACCGTCATTTCAAGCCCTTTCGGTAATTTGTCAACTGAGAAGTCACATCATCCACGGTTGTCCGTGAAAAGGCTTTTCCGCTAATGCGGCCCATTGCATCATTAGACAGTTTTCTGAGCTCATCAATCTGGTCCTTTGAAGGGGTTACGATTTTTACCCCTTGTTTCACCATTATTCTGGTTGCCTCCTTGTTTTCATTTCGGGTTGTTGCCTTTAACTGGCTCAAATGACGCTGGGAGCTTTCAAGGAGAATAGCCTGATAGGCAGGCGGCAAACGGTTAAATACATCTTTGCTGATGACTATAGCGCCTGCCACATAGGCGAGGGGAACATTAGTCAGGTACTTCATTTTAGTAAACCACTGGAGTGAGATGGCCCCGGTAGGAGGGATATAAACAACATCCACCAACCCGGTTTGGAGACCCACCAGAACATCAGGAATAGAAAGAGGAATAGCTGTCACTTTGGCTGCATCAAAGACTGCCTTGGCCATGTGAGATTCTTCCTGGATCCAGACTTTCCCCTTTTTAATGTCCGCTACGCTGGAGATAGGAATAGTGGAGGACATGAGATAGACAAACCCTACCTCGGAAAAACCCAGTAGTATGTATCCATTATCTTCAAAGCCTTTTTTGAGAAATGTATCCATTTTTTTCAAAATGAGGTCAACTTCATCATAATTTTGAAAGAGAAAAGGGATTTGCAGGACATTGATCTCTTTGAATATCGATGAGAGACTTGTTGAGGTCAGGGCTGCAGCCTGAATCTGGCCGATCTTCATTTTTCGAAGCATATCATTCTCATCGCCCAGCACTCCTCCGGCATAAATCTTAAGCTGAACATTGTTTTCGGTCTTTTTCATCACTTCAGCATTTAAGGCATGAAGCATCTTAACCCAGGAATTTCCCTGCGGGGCCAAGGTGGCCAGTTTTATGATAACCCCTTTCTCAGCTCCCTGAACCGGTCCGGTAAAAAAAAGACATGCCAGCAACAAGAGTCCAATAAATTTTATTACACTGCGAGTGTTCATAGATGCTCCTATTCGAAAATTTCCTCTTTATGATGCAGCAGATCCTCTGCTTTCTTCCTGGCAACCGCATTAAGGAGCGTTATCTCCGGTAATATGTCAACAGGAGCATCCAGAACCTTTTGAAGGGTTGAGACAAAAAGGTCTTTGTCGAGGATTTGCCGTGCATAAAAGTTCGCATAATAGACATAGGTCATTAAAAATTTACCCTGCCCTATCTGTAAAGCCTTCTGAAAATGTTTTTGAGCCTTTTTCAGGTCTCCCCCGGCGTCCTTGGGCCAGGAGGCAAACCATATTCCCATAAAGATGTGAGGCCCGCCATAATAAAAACCTTCGTCGAGTTCAAGTACTTTTTTCATCATCAGTTCAACTCTTGGAAGTTCAGCAAGTGCCTCCATTGAATCAAGATTCAGCTTGATCCAGTTTCCCCACGAAGTAGCTGCCCAAAACAAATAGGGGACATCCTTCTTGCCGCAGTTCTTAACGTCTTCCCCGAAATCGTCAAACAGGCTCTGAGCAGGGTCCTTGAACCCCCTTATCTCCAGGGATCGCAGAGAGTAGTACCTTGCTTTTCTGTAGAGCAGTTTCGCATATTCCGGATCGGTTTCCTCCATAAAAGCCGAGGCAAAGGAAGAATAGGTCTGGGCAGCATTAATGAGTAACTGCTCATTATCCGGCACCGACTCAATCATACCGTCCATCAGCATCAGATAGGCGGGAATTCCTTCACGTACCAGCTTAAGGTCTGATTGTTGAAAAGCTGATTTTGCCACCCCTTCCAGCAATGTCGCCGTCGCTGCAACAGTCAACTTCTTATTCGGCAGACAACCGGTTAACAGAAGAAGCCATATTACACAAAGTAGAATACGGATTTGCAAAGGTTTCATATCTTTGGTGTGAATGTATACATAAATTCAATAAAATCTTATCTATAACGTGTTACCATAAAATCTTTTTAAAGGCAATGTTTACTTAAACCTGTATTTTCCCTTAGGATAAATATGGAATTATATTTTGCCTATAGTTTTCGTGGATTTTCTCAATTTTTTAGGAAGTTTTCTCGGATTGCCCTTCTTCTTTGCAGACTGCCGGTCAGTTTCATCCGATTCCCCATCTTTTCCGGACACATCGTTGACCATCAATGCTTCCATACCTGGCGGGGTCAGAAAAGCAACACCGTGCCTTTTTGCCTCATCAATGATTGCCCGGTCTGAGCTTACTGCCACAATACCGGCCCTTTTCTCCCTTATCCAACCGATAATAACATCGTCCGCAGTCTCTTTCTCCCCGGAATATACCACGTCAATGCCTTTATAATTCTCTCTTTGCCTGCCAGGCGAAAAGCTGTTATATGCATCAAAAACTACTGTTAATTTAACACGTTTCAGTTTTTTATATTGCACAAACCTGTCAAGTAAAGACCTCCTCAGCATATCAAGGTTCGATCCCTCCCCTGCCGGGGATGTCCTTATTCTGTTGATGTAATTATATCCGTCAATAATTAAGTGAGTCATGGTAATTTTTGGTTGCAGCCAATAGCCGGCAGCAAAAAATCAAGGTTATGAGTTATGGGACAGTTAAAGATACGTCAGCCAATCATTGTATTGCGGGTATACCCACGATCACTTCAAAGAATTTCTTCAGAATTATCAATCTCCTGGTCAAGGCTTACCGCTGCGGATCTTTCTGCCCATAGTGGTCTTTTAAAATCCTGTCGAGCACTCCGTTGATAAAATCGCCGGAATCTCCGTGTCCGTACTTTTTCCCCATTTCGATTGCCTCATCAATTGCAACCTTTGGCGGCACATCCTGGGAAAACAGCATCTCATATACACCAATCCTCATGACATTCTTATCAACAAAGGCAATTCTGTCTATTTTCCAGTTTTCACTTGCAGAAGCAATAAATCTGTCTATCATCTCTTTTTCTTTTTTAACACCGGAAAGGAGTAACATCGCATAATCCGTAATATCTTTTTGATAGGGGAAGGTTTCGCAGTACTTATCAAGGGCAAGTTCGGCGTCTTCGTTATTTGTTTCCAATTGATAGAGCATTTTTAATGCTAACTCTCTTGCTTTTCTTCGACGCACAAAGCATTTTCCCTTATGAGATTAACCATTTCTACTGCACTTAAGGCAGCATCATAGCCTTTATTGCCTGATTTTGTTCCTGCCCGCTCTATTGCCTGCTCAATGTTTTCACTCGTAATAATACCAAAGACAACCGGCTTTTCATACTCAAGAGAAACCTGTGCAATGCCCTTTGTAACCTCTGATGCAATATAATGAAAATGTGGGGTAGCACCTTTTATTACAGTACCAAGACATATTACACAGTCTATATTTTTTTTCTTCGCGAGGAGTTTTGCAATCAGAGGTATTTCAAAAGCACCCGGAACTTTGTATACATCAATCTGTTTATCCTCTGCCCCATGTCTTTTTAAACCATCAAGAGCGCCTTCAAGAAGCCTCTCCGTGATAAAGCTGTTAAACCTGCTTACAATTATTGCAAACTTAAAACCCTTTGCGCTAAGCTTTCCTTCACGTATCATAATATATGCTCCTTATATGTTGTTAAGGATATGACCCATCTTTTTCTGCTTAGTCTTAAGATACACAATGCTGTCTTTTGTCGGTGATATTTCGAGCGGCACCCGCTCTACAATGGTAAGACCATATCCTTCAAGCCCTATTATCTTTGTCGGATTATTTGTAAGCAGTCTCATCTTCCTGACGCCGAGGTCGTTTAAAATCTGAGCACCTATTCCATAATCCCTCAAATCAGCCGAAAAACCAAGGGCTAAGTTCGCCTCAACCGTATCGTGTCCATGATCCTGCAGGTTATACGCCTTCAGCTTGTTTAGCAAACCAATCCCTCTGCCCTCCTGTCTCATGTACACAAAAACACCTTTCCCCTCTTTTTCAATCATATTGAGGGCAACACGCAACTGCTCTCCGCAATCGCACCTCATGGAACCGAGTACATCTCCTGTAAAGCATTCTGAATGCACTCTTACAAGCACACTGTCATCAGGTTTAATGTCACCCTTAACAAGCGCTAAGTGTGTTTTTTTATCTATATCATTTTCATAGCCTATTACTGTAAATTCACCGCCATACCGTGTCGGAATTCTTGTTTCCGTCACCCTTCTTACAAGCTTTTCAGTTTTTGTCTTATACCTGATCAGGTCTGCCACGGTGCAAATCTTTAGTCCGTGTTGTGCTGAGAAAGCTTCAAGATCAGGCAGGCGTGCCATTGTTCCATCTTCCTTCATGATCTCGCATATAACACCTGCAGGTTTTAATCCTGCAATCCTTGCCATATCAACAGATGCTTCTGTATGTCCCACTCTGACAAGGACACCGCCCTGCAGCGCAATAAGCGGAAATATATGGCCTGGCCTTACAAGATCATTAGATGTTGCGTTGTCATCTGTAGCAACCTGTATTGTCTTCGCCCTGTCATAGGCTGAAATGCCCGTTGTTACTCCATCCCTTGCTTCTATTGATACTGTAAAAGCCGTATTGTGCCGCGAAGTGTTTTCCTGGACCATTAGAGGAAGATCCAATGCCCTTGCTTTTTCTTCTGTTAAGGAAAGACATATAAGACCGCAAGCATACCGTGCCATAAACGTTATAGCTTCAGGAGTTACTTTTTCAGCGGCAATCATTACATCGCCTTCATTTTCCCGGTCTTCATCGTCTAT is from Pseudomonadota bacterium and encodes:
- a CDS encoding sodium:solute symporter family protein, which encodes MFYLITFIVIYLVITIYLSYLGYKRTTTVSDYMLAGRQVHPVLMALSYGSTYISTSAIIGFGGISALYGFSLSWLAFLNIMMGVWVAFVVFGKRTRKMGKALDAHTFPELLGRRYNSRFIQGFSGLVILIFMPVYSAAILIGIARFIEVYINIPFSTALLAFLLINACYVIWGGLKGVLYTSAFQGIIIIAVMLAMGISTYAFSGGIIDAHKALTDLTLLVPPHLTEMGHRGFTSMPVTGSSLWWFIITTMVMGVGIGVIGQPQLNVRFMTLKSDRELNRSIPFTAIFILLTSGIAFAVGALTNVVFYNKYLELSIQAVQGNIDKIMPLYIDRFYPQWFVAVFLVGLMAVAMSANSSLFHTLGTSLSRDIFEQALLRGKSVIETTVVTRIGIVFSIFATLILGLVLPEGVVAIATAFFFSLCGATFIPSYLFALYWRGGTKIGAKTSILCGFFISLLWMLFIHENESKAIGLCKLLSGRDSLLGHPWNMIDPQVIALPISFVVFVVVSLITSPIGEETIRKAFRHI
- a CDS encoding TrpB-like pyridoxal phosphate-dependent enzyme, whose protein sequence is MNRKIILSEQDMPRAWYNIQADLPNPLPPPLNPATGEPITPDMLTPIFPMNLIEQEVSAERWIDIPDEVVEKLLMWRPTPLYRAYALEKFLKTPAHIYFKNEGVSPPGSHKPNTAIPQAYYNKVFGTKRLTTETGAGQWGSALAFACNQFGLELKVYMVRVSFNQKPYRKIMMETWGAKCVPSPSPDTNAGRKYLEGNENHPGSLGIAISEAIEDAVTTENSKYSLGSVLNHVMMHQTIIGLEAQKQLAMAGEYPDVVIGCAGGGSNFAGVSFPFVRDKIHGKEVKIIASEPVSCPTMTKGPYVYDFGDAAQTTPLLPMYSIGHDFVPAPIHAGGLRYHGMAPLVSRLVMDRLIEARAYSQLETFAAGLTFARTEGFIPAPETNHAIACVIDEAKKAKEEGKEKVILMNWSGHGIIDLASYDAYLSGKLEDYALPDEEIAKLVKELEKYPKPV
- a CDS encoding Nramp family divalent metal transporter, producing MFTRKRLIILLSLIGPGIITSNIDNDAGGIAIYSIAGAHYGYNLLWTLIPIVFFLIVYQEMSARMGVVTGKGLADLIREKYGIRTAFWVMVCLFFTNLGNTMAEFSGWAASMELFNVSKYISVPLGAVFVWFLVRRWNYSIFEKIFLFVCLIYLTYIFSAFSAKPDWKEVMVKTVTPSIQWNMDYLIIVVSIIGTSITPWQQFYLQSNVVEKGLSEKYLWASRFDVIFGSIMMGVIAYFIIVACGATLFPAGIKIDSAENAALSLKPLAGKYAYILFAVGLANASLFSACILPLATTYYICEAFGWEAGIGKSFKEAPQFMSIFTIIVILGASFILLPNLPLIKVMWFSQIINCLLLPVVLVFMLRLINNKDLMGEFKNSLWTNIISYISTALLIILSVTLLLNTIADFFRVH
- a CDS encoding TRAP transporter large permease subunit, whose translation is MILFLVVLALFILMLLGVPLFIVISGLTLCLLFSGQIDSSAIIIEMYRMATTPILVAIPLFTFAGYLLSESGAPKRLIRLSNAILGWLPGGVSMIALLTCAVFTALTGATGLTIIAMGGILLPAMLKGKYPESFSLGLLTTSGTLGLLFPPSLPLIIYAIVAKVRIDELFLGGILPGILLILLLAVFCFNKAIAVKVPRTGFNVPEVFRAVKDSIWELPLPIVVLGGIYGGYFVVSEAAAITATYVLVVEVFIYRDIKWRELPQIMKKSMVLVGGILIILGAALGLTNYLIDAELPMMTLDFLKAHITSPFLFLIMLNFFLLAVGCIMGMFPALTVVVPLITPVAQAYGIHPVHLGIIFLANLEIGASIPPLGINLFISSIRFNKPILSLYFASLPFIGILLIGLAIITYLPWLSLAFLK
- a CDS encoding TRAP transporter small permease, producing the protein MTVRWEQIDEAIGRVEQILLVILLSALILVAFSQIILRNIFSTGIAWGDALVRVLVLWTGFVGATIAVLEGKHICIDVVTRWLSSKGKKIVAIIIDASSFLICCFLTYAALKFIHNEFQMKSVAFLGIPSWASEIILPLTFGLMAFRYFFYFLKSVHMIIQKEREE
- the dctP gene encoding TRAP transporter substrate-binding protein DctP; translated protein: MNTRSVIKFIGLLLLACLFFTGPVQGAEKGVIIKLATLAPQGNSWVKMLHALNAEVMKKTENNVQLKIYAGGVLGDENDMLRKMKIGQIQAAALTSTSLSSIFKEINVLQIPFLFQNYDEVDLILKKMDTFLKKGFEDNGYILLGFSEVGFVYLMSSTIPISSVADIKKGKVWIQEESHMAKAVFDAAKVTAIPLSIPDVLVGLQTGLVDVVYIPPTGAISLQWFTKMKYLTNVPLAYVAGAIVISKDVFNRLPPAYQAILLESSQRHLSQLKATTRNENKEATRIMVKQGVKIVTPSKDQIDELRKLSNDAMGRISGKAFSRTTVDDVTSQLTNYRKGLK